A single genomic interval of Synechococcales cyanobacterium CNB harbors:
- the lysF gene encoding homoaconitase encodes MPLTLVEKLATNAAVGLGPGEAAWSGRIVRIRPKHVMTHDNTAAVIPKFLGLFEGTGRSARVNDPRQPVFAIDHDIQNVTPENLGKYARIERFAAEHGIDFYPPGTGISHQVMVEQGYVTPGSMVVGSDSHSNLYGALCCLGTPIVRTDAACLWATGTTWWKTPRVARCVLKGRLRPGVVGKDVIIALCGVFNRDEALNHAVEFQGEGVACLSLDQRMSIANMTTEWGALAGIFPFDETLRDYLLDRAAYFTRGRRPGTRRERSLGVYTAEDVERWWKGRRELAADHGATYHVEMELDLSTVIPYVSGPNGVKAIHALPEIERRHVRIQKAYLLSCVNARLEDIAEAAAVVRGNRVADGVEFYVAAASAEVQREAERLGYWRALLDAGAIALPSGCGPCIGLGAGLVRDGEVAISATNRNFRGRMGSRNAQVYLGSPAVVAASAIAGCIRAPGTFADTLAHASYRVGDRPPASQVPNGRTRVVQGFPATVRAGTVFLPRDDVDTDGIFAGKHTYNEALTPEQMAAVIFENYDPAFHTHFRRGDVIVSGRNFGTGSSREQAATALKHGGVPCVIAASFSETYLRNAFNNGLPCIECPGFVGVMHDRFAGVSGGTVRGPTIEIDFGAAVVRCEGEEFGFTPLSPVAQELVALGGAESMTRAALGAG; translated from the coding sequence ATGCCGCTCACGCTCGTCGAGAAACTCGCCACGAACGCCGCGGTCGGACTCGGGCCAGGGGAGGCAGCATGGTCGGGGCGGATCGTCCGCATCCGTCCGAAGCACGTGATGACGCACGACAACACGGCGGCTGTCATCCCGAAGTTTCTGGGCCTGTTCGAGGGAACCGGCCGCTCGGCGCGCGTGAATGATCCGCGTCAGCCGGTCTTCGCGATCGATCACGACATCCAGAACGTGACCCCGGAGAACCTCGGCAAGTACGCGCGGATTGAGCGGTTCGCAGCCGAGCATGGGATCGACTTCTACCCGCCTGGCACGGGCATCTCGCACCAGGTGATGGTCGAACAGGGGTACGTAACGCCCGGCTCGATGGTGGTTGGATCGGACTCGCACTCGAACCTGTATGGGGCGCTCTGCTGCCTCGGCACGCCGATCGTGCGTACGGACGCCGCGTGCCTCTGGGCGACCGGGACGACATGGTGGAAGACCCCGCGCGTCGCCCGGTGTGTACTGAAGGGGCGGCTTCGCCCCGGCGTGGTCGGCAAGGACGTCATCATCGCGCTGTGCGGGGTGTTCAACCGCGACGAGGCCCTCAACCATGCGGTCGAGTTCCAGGGCGAAGGTGTCGCGTGCCTCTCGCTGGACCAGCGCATGTCCATCGCGAACATGACCACGGAGTGGGGTGCGCTGGCGGGCATCTTTCCCTTCGACGAGACGCTGCGAGACTACCTCTTGGACCGCGCAGCGTACTTCACGCGAGGGCGAAGACCGGGCACTCGACGCGAGAGATCGCTCGGCGTGTACACCGCGGAGGACGTCGAACGGTGGTGGAAAGGTCGGCGTGAACTTGCTGCGGACCACGGCGCGACGTACCACGTCGAGATGGAGTTGGACCTCTCGACGGTGATCCCGTACGTGAGCGGGCCGAACGGAGTGAAGGCGATCCACGCGCTGCCCGAGATCGAGCGACGGCACGTGCGCATCCAGAAGGCGTACCTCCTCTCGTGCGTCAACGCGAGACTGGAAGACATCGCGGAGGCTGCGGCCGTCGTGCGGGGCAATCGTGTTGCGGACGGGGTTGAGTTCTACGTCGCCGCGGCGAGCGCGGAGGTCCAGCGCGAGGCGGAACGGCTTGGCTACTGGCGGGCACTGCTCGACGCGGGGGCGATCGCGCTGCCGTCCGGCTGCGGCCCGTGCATCGGCCTCGGCGCGGGACTGGTGCGAGACGGCGAAGTGGCGATCAGCGCAACGAACCGCAATTTCCGAGGGCGCATGGGGAGCAGAAACGCGCAGGTCTATCTCGGGTCGCCGGCCGTGGTGGCGGCGAGCGCGATCGCGGGCTGCATTCGCGCGCCCGGCACATTCGCCGATACGCTCGCGCACGCGTCATACCGGGTGGGTGATCGCCCGCCCGCCTCACAGGTTCCCAACGGGCGGACGCGCGTCGTGCAGGGATTCCCGGCGACGGTCCGCGCCGGGACGGTCTTTCTCCCCCGGGATGACGTGGACACCGACGGGATTTTTGCCGGGAAACACACCTACAATGAGGCCCTGACACCCGAACAAATGGCCGCCGTGATCTTTGAGAACTATGATCCCGCGTTCCACACGCACTTCAGGCGGGGCGACGTGATCGTGTCAGGCCGGAACTTCGGGACGGGTTCGAGCCGCGAGCAGGCGGCGACAGCACTCAAACACGGGGGCGTGCCGTGCGTGATCGCGGCATCGTTCAGCGAGACCTACCTGCGCAACGCGTTCAACAACGGACTTCCGTGCATCGAGTGTCCCGGGTTCGTCGGTGTCATGCACGATCGGTTCGCCGGTGTGTCCGGGGGCACTGTGCGAGGGCCGACGATCGAGATCGACTTCGGGGCGGCCGTCGTGAGGTGCGAGGGAGAGGAGTTCGGGTTCACGCCGCTCTCACCGGTTGCGCAGGAACTGGTGGCGCTGGGGGGGGCGGAGTCGATGACGCGGGCCGCGCTCGGCGCGGGATGA